From Pontibacter actiniarum, a single genomic window includes:
- a CDS encoding YtxH domain-containing protein, translated as MSKKTNTLLAFMSGAAVGAAAGLLFAPEKGRETRNWLSYRLEKYRDTLSDLLEQLVAKGDGLPTTAKSEGQRVIQDAKEKAEKLLGDVDSLINEINSRKEL; from the coding sequence ATGAGCAAAAAGACCAACACGTTACTGGCTTTTATGTCTGGCGCTGCCGTAGGTGCCGCGGCCGGTTTACTTTTCGCCCCCGAGAAAGGAAGAGAAACGCGCAACTGGTTGAGCTATCGCCTGGAGAAATACCGCGACACGCTCTCTGACCTGTTGGAGCAGCTGGTTGCCAAAGGCGACGGCCTGCCGACCACTGCCAAGTCTGAGGGGCAACGGGTAATCCAGGACGCAAAGGAGAAGGCTGAGAAGCTGCTCGGCGATGTAGACTCCCTTATCAACGAAATCAATAGCAGGAAAGAACTATAA
- a CDS encoding ABC transporter ATP-binding protein — MKSLRYLNKYLLKYKYRLLLGLIFTIISNFFQILPAQVVRYAFNLIKEGINLHGLYKGMAQQEVVYDVFTRSILVYGVIILLMALLRGVFLFFVRQTIIVMSRLIENDLKNEIYDHYQSLPLSFYRRNNTGDLMARISEDVSRVRMYVGPAIMYGMNLVVLFLMVIPYMLSVNVKLTLYTLIPLPVLAISIYYVNNIIQRKSDEIQRSLSGINTFVQEAFSGIRVIKSFVREEDSHNNFTTASNTYKDKSLELNFVNSLFFPLVLFLVGLSTIITVYIGGQEVINGSITTGNIAEFIIYVNMLTWPVTSLGWTASLVQRAAASQERINEFLHTKNNIVPRENISKELVGDIRFENVDFVYPDTGIHALRQVSFSIRHGETLAVIGNTGSGKSTIANLLPRMYDATGGRVLIDGVDVRDYNLHSLRSQIGYVPQDVFLFSDSIRNNIGFGLPSITEEQMVQSAKDADVYENIMRFPEKFDTKLGERGITLSGGQKQRVSIARALVREPSILILDDSLSAVDTKTENAILNSLRRIMKDRTSIIISHRVSSVKLADRILVMEDGEIVQHGTHEELISREGLYKQLYERQLQQEDSE, encoded by the coding sequence GTGAAATCGTTACGATATTTAAATAAATACCTACTCAAGTATAAGTATAGGCTCTTGCTGGGGCTTATCTTCACCATTATCTCCAACTTTTTTCAGATTCTGCCGGCGCAGGTAGTGCGCTACGCTTTTAACCTGATCAAAGAGGGTATAAACCTGCACGGCCTCTACAAAGGCATGGCGCAGCAGGAGGTGGTGTATGATGTCTTCACGAGAAGCATTCTGGTGTACGGGGTGATTATCCTGCTGATGGCGCTGCTGCGCGGGGTGTTCCTGTTCTTCGTGCGCCAGACCATCATCGTGATGAGCCGCCTGATCGAGAACGACCTCAAAAACGAGATATACGACCATTACCAGAGCCTGCCGCTCAGCTTCTACCGCAGAAACAACACCGGCGACCTGATGGCGCGCATCTCCGAGGATGTGAGCCGCGTGCGCATGTACGTGGGCCCGGCCATTATGTACGGCATGAACCTGGTGGTGCTGTTCCTGATGGTGATCCCGTACATGCTGTCTGTTAACGTGAAGCTCACGCTTTACACGCTGATTCCGCTGCCGGTACTGGCGATCAGCATCTACTACGTCAACAACATTATCCAGCGCAAGTCTGATGAGATCCAGCGCAGCCTGTCGGGCATCAACACCTTTGTGCAGGAGGCTTTCTCCGGTATACGGGTTATAAAGTCCTTTGTGCGGGAGGAGGACTCGCACAACAACTTCACCACGGCCAGCAACACCTACAAAGACAAGTCGCTGGAGCTGAACTTCGTAAACTCGCTGTTCTTCCCGCTGGTGCTCTTCCTGGTGGGCCTCAGCACCATCATTACCGTGTACATTGGCGGCCAGGAGGTAATCAACGGCAGCATCACCACCGGTAACATTGCCGAGTTTATCATCTACGTGAACATGCTGACCTGGCCGGTAACCTCGCTGGGCTGGACGGCCAGCCTCGTGCAGCGCGCCGCCGCCTCGCAGGAGCGCATCAACGAGTTCCTGCACACCAAGAACAACATCGTGCCCCGCGAGAATATCAGCAAGGAGCTGGTCGGCGACATCCGCTTCGAGAACGTGGACTTCGTTTACCCGGATACGGGCATCCATGCGCTCAGGCAGGTATCGTTCAGCATCCGGCACGGCGAAACCCTGGCGGTAATCGGCAACACCGGCTCCGGCAAAAGCACCATCGCCAACCTGCTGCCGCGCATGTACGACGCCACCGGCGGGCGCGTGCTCATCGACGGGGTGGACGTGCGCGACTACAACCTGCACAGCCTGCGCAGCCAGATTGGCTACGTGCCGCAGGATGTGTTCCTGTTCTCCGACTCCATCCGCAACAACATCGGCTTCGGCCTGCCAAGCATAACCGAGGAGCAGATGGTGCAGTCGGCCAAGGACGCCGATGTGTACGAGAACATCATGCGCTTCCCCGAAAAGTTCGACACCAAGCTGGGCGAGCGCGGCATTACGCTCTCCGGCGGGCAGAAACAGCGGGTGTCTATCGCCCGGGCACTGGTGCGGGAGCCAAGCATCCTGATCCTCGACGACTCGCTCTCGGCCGTGGACACCAAAACGGAGAACGCCATCCTCAACAGCCTGCGCCGCATCATGAAAGACCGCACCAGCATCATTATCTCGCACCGGGTATCCTCTGTGAAACTGGCCGACAGAATACTGGTGATGGAGGACGGCGAGATCGTGCAGCACGGCACGCATGAGGAGCTCATTAGCAGGGAGGGCCTGTACAAGCAGCTCTACGAACGGCAGCTGCAGCAGGAAGACTCCGAATAA
- the nusB gene encoding transcription antitermination factor NusB: MLNRRTLRIKAMQAIYAYQQAVGSDYLLALDQIGEDFAPDLNSMEVQDRKLLEGQKQMATLLFKEWYETQQYDAEGAGKEVIDAVNRATVFYNNATKKDFKYYGNQMLSAVERIYDHYLGTLQILEVIVSLIEEEEEKKANRFTAAEGPDATAFLRNKVVQRLLQSKSYQDSIIRRNISWGSDISEIRAVYKNILKKDETFLTYLSQPEHTLEEDVEAVKHIFKNIIFKEKNLQSLFEEQDLNWVENKSIVRSLVNKTVKIFGEEAEGEIQLLDLSANWEDDRAFFEDLYFQTVEQDEKYEAMIAASVKNWDVERVALLDKIILKMALSEMHIFRSIPVKVTINEYIEISKLYSTPKSKQFINGVLDKMAQELTTSGEIRKSGRGLIDNK; the protein is encoded by the coding sequence ATGCTCAACCGCAGAACACTACGAATTAAGGCCATGCAGGCTATCTATGCCTATCAGCAAGCCGTAGGTTCAGACTATCTGCTGGCGCTGGACCAGATAGGCGAAGACTTCGCACCAGACCTTAACTCGATGGAGGTGCAGGACAGGAAACTGCTCGAAGGCCAGAAGCAAATGGCCACCCTGCTGTTTAAGGAGTGGTACGAAACGCAGCAGTACGACGCCGAAGGCGCCGGCAAAGAGGTGATCGATGCGGTAAACAGAGCCACGGTGTTCTACAACAACGCCACCAAGAAGGACTTTAAGTACTACGGCAACCAGATGCTGAGTGCCGTGGAGCGTATTTACGACCACTACCTGGGCACCCTGCAGATACTGGAGGTAATCGTGAGCCTGATCGAGGAGGAGGAAGAGAAGAAGGCCAACCGCTTTACCGCCGCCGAGGGCCCCGACGCCACCGCCTTCCTGCGCAACAAAGTGGTGCAGCGCCTGCTGCAGAGCAAATCCTACCAGGACAGCATTATCCGCCGGAACATAAGCTGGGGCTCCGATATCAGCGAGATCCGCGCCGTTTACAAGAACATCCTGAAGAAGGACGAGACCTTCCTGACCTACCTGAGCCAGCCGGAGCACACCCTGGAAGAGGACGTAGAGGCGGTGAAACATATTTTCAAAAACATTATCTTTAAAGAAAAAAACTTACAATCTTTGTTTGAGGAGCAAGACCTGAACTGGGTAGAGAACAAATCGATTGTAAGAAGCCTGGTGAACAAAACCGTCAAGATTTTTGGCGAGGAGGCCGAGGGAGAGATACAGCTGCTGGACCTGTCTGCAAACTGGGAGGACGATAGAGCCTTCTTTGAGGATTTATACTTCCAGACGGTAGAGCAGGACGAGAAGTACGAGGCCATGATCGCGGCCAGTGTGAAGAACTGGGACGTGGAGCGCGTGGCCCTGCTCGATAAGATCATCCTTAAGATGGCGCTCAGCGAGATGCACATCTTCCGCAGCATACCGGTTAAGGTAACCATCAACGAGTACATCGAGATCTCCAAGCTGTACAGCACCCCTAAGAGTAAGCAGTTCATCAACGGCGTGCTGGACAAAATGGCACAGGAGCTGACCACAAGCGGCGAGATCCGCAAGTCGGGCCGAGGCTTGATAGACAACAAATAA
- a CDS encoding Glu/Leu/Phe/Val family dehydrogenase translates to MVELKEVELKKDKSVFDQISEHNHEKVVFCHDKETGLKAIIGIHNTVLGPALGGTRMWSYASEAEALDDVLRLSRGMTYKAAISGLNLGGGKAVIIGDAKKDKNEAFLRRYGRFIKNLNGAYITAEDVGTTTKDMEFIRMETEHVAGLPESMGGSGDPSPVTAYGTYMGMKAAAKKAFGSDSLEGKKISVQGVGHVGGYLVELLAKENAEIFITDIYEDRLREVSNKYGAKVVSMDEIYDLDVDIYSPCALGGTINDNTLNRLKCQVIAGSANNQLRDEQVHGPALVEKGIVYAPDFLINAGGLINVYSELIGYNRESAYAQTERIYGYTLDIFNLAERENIHNQAAAMQMAKQRIESIGKVRSTY, encoded by the coding sequence ATGGTCGAATTAAAAGAAGTTGAACTGAAAAAAGACAAGTCAGTCTTTGATCAAATATCAGAACACAACCACGAGAAGGTTGTTTTCTGCCACGACAAAGAAACTGGTCTGAAAGCCATCATCGGCATTCACAACACCGTGCTGGGGCCTGCGCTGGGCGGTACCCGTATGTGGTCTTACGCTTCTGAGGCTGAGGCCCTTGACGACGTGCTGCGTCTGTCAAGAGGGATGACCTACAAGGCTGCCATCTCTGGTCTGAACCTGGGCGGCGGTAAGGCCGTGATCATCGGTGACGCCAAGAAAGACAAGAACGAGGCATTCCTGCGCCGCTACGGCCGCTTCATTAAGAATCTGAACGGTGCCTACATCACGGCAGAGGACGTGGGCACGACGACCAAAGACATGGAGTTCATCCGCATGGAGACAGAGCACGTAGCCGGTCTTCCTGAGTCTATGGGCGGTAGCGGAGACCCGTCTCCGGTAACAGCCTACGGTACGTACATGGGCATGAAGGCTGCCGCTAAGAAGGCATTCGGTTCAGACTCGCTCGAGGGCAAGAAAATCTCCGTGCAGGGAGTTGGCCACGTGGGTGGCTACCTGGTGGAGCTGCTCGCCAAAGAGAACGCCGAAATCTTCATCACCGATATCTACGAGGATCGCCTGCGTGAGGTGTCAAACAAGTATGGCGCTAAGGTGGTGAGCATGGATGAGATCTACGACCTGGACGTGGATATCTACTCGCCGTGTGCACTTGGTGGCACCATCAACGACAACACCCTGAACCGCCTGAAGTGCCAGGTGATCGCCGGCTCGGCCAACAACCAGCTGCGCGATGAGCAGGTGCATGGCCCTGCACTGGTAGAGAAAGGCATCGTGTACGCGCCAGACTTCCTGATCAACGCCGGTGGCCTGATCAACGTGTACTCCGAGCTGATCGGCTACAACCGCGAGAGCGCCTACGCGCAGACAGAGCGTATCTACGGCTACACGCTGGATATCTTCAACCTCGCGGAGCGTGAGAACATCCACAACCAGGCTGCCGCCATGCAGATGGCCAAGCAGCGCATCGAGAGCATCGGCAAGGTTCGTTCCACCTACTAG